The Cryptosporangium aurantiacum DNA segment CGCCGAGGAACGTGCCGCGCAGGTTGTCGGCGAGCCGGCTGATCCGGTTGTACGACAGGTCGTAGGTGCGCCAGTCGCCGTCGAACGCGAGCGGCCCGAGCAGGTCGACGTGCGGCGGCTGCCCGGCGCTGAACCCCACCTGGAGGCGGCCGCGGGAGAGGACGTCGGACGTGGCGAGGTCCTCGGCGAGCCGGAACGGGTTCTCGTAGCCGATCGGGATCACCGCGGAGCCGAGCTGGATCCGCTGGGTGCGCTGGCCCGCGGCGGCCAGGAAGACCGCGGCCGAACCGACGCCGTGTTCGAGGTGGCGCTGGCGGATCCAGGCGCCGTCGTAGCCGAGTTCCTCGCCGTACTCGAACTGCCGGAGCGTGTCCTCCAGGCCGCGATACGGGTCGTCGTCGGGGTAGTTGCCGGGGGTGAGGAAGGCCAGGGTCCGGATCGACGGCACGGCAGCTCCCGCAGTGTGTTCTGTTCCTATCGGAATAGTAGGCTAATCCCGCGGGCTCAGGGGTTTGACCAGCCCCTCCTGGACGATCGTGGCGATCAGGCGACCGGTGGCGTCGAACATCCGGCCGCGGCACAGGCCACGGCCCTGGCCGGCCCAGTCCGACTCCATGTCGTAGAGCAGCCACTCGTCCGCCCGGACCGGCCCGTGGAACCAGATCGCGTGGTCGAGGCTGGCCACCAGCAGGTTCCGGTCGCCGATCACGGCCCGGTGCGGGTAGACGGCGGTCGAGAGCAGGAACATGTCGGAGAAGTAGGCCAGCCCGCACGCGTGCGCGAGCGGGTTGTCGGGCAGCGGCTCGCGGATCCGCATCAGGACCTGCTGCCGCGACGGCGGCGCCTCGCCGCGCAGGACGTAGTCGCGGGCGGGCCGCTCGACGAACCGGACCTCGACCGGCTTCGGCGCGATCCGCCGCGTGAACCATTCGCCGAGCCCGGCGTCGGCGCGGGCGAGCGTCTCCTCGACCGACTCGACCGCGTCGAAGTCCGGTACCGGGGAGGTGGCTTCCTGGTGCTCGAGCACCGGCCCGGACGCCGCGGCCGGCGCGAACGAGACCGTCAGCGCGAACACGTCGTGCGGCCCCTGCTTGCCCAGCACCTGCCGGACGGTCTGCGCGCGGCCGTCGCGCAGCGCGTCGACGTCGTACTCGATCGGTGCGTCCGGGTCGCCGGGGTGCAGGAAGTGGCCGTGCAGCGAGTGCGGCACCCGGCCGTCCGGTGCGGTGCGGCCGGCGGCGGCCAGCGCCTGAGCGACCAGCTGACCACCGTAGACCCGCGGCCCCGAGGACCGGTCGGCCCCGGCGGCGACGTATCGTCCTGGGCCGGCGTCGGTGAGTTCCACGATCTCGGCCAGGCTGACCGGGGCCACCCGGGTTTCGCTGTGCATCCGTCGACGTTCGCACATGGTCGGCGCCGGTGGGGCCGCTGTGAACGGCGTCACGAACGCGCGGCCCGGCGCCGCGTGCGCCTCGGCCTGGCGGGCGCGGCGGCGCCCGGCCCGGCAGAATGGCCGCGTGTCGAAACTGGAACGGCGGGTCGTCGCGGTCGCGGAGAGTGCACTGGCCACCCGGAAGGTGGTGTCCGCGGTCGACGTCCTGACCGGCCTGCGCTGGGTGCGCGTCGGCCAGGTCGACACCTGGCGGCAAGGCCGTTTGGACGCTCTGGAGGCCGCCACCGCGGTCGACGCCCGAAAGCTGGTCGACGCGGTGAGTCTTCTGCGGTCGTGGGCGGAGCAGAAAGGCCTGGTCGCCGGCGAGGCCTCGTACGTGGCGGCCAGCCGCGACCGGCGCGCGCTCCGGTTCACCCGCACCGGCGACGACGCGGTGGAGCAAGCGTTCCGAATCGAGTGGAGCGCCGCGGACCTGAGCGCCGCCCGGCGTCAGCGGCTCGCCGCGCGGCAGCAGGCGGTGCCGGACCTGGTCGTGCACGTCGCGACTGGCGTGTGGGTCTGCGACGCCTGCGACGGGACCGCGCCGTACCAGGTCCCGGAGGGCGACGAGCGGCTCTGCCCGGGCTGCGCCGACCTGGATCACCTCGTGTTTCTGCCGGCGGGCAACGCCGCGCTGTCCCGCCGGGCGAAGAAGGAGAGCACGCTGTCCGCGATCGTCGTCCGCTACAACCGGAGGCGGAAGCGCTACGAGCGGCAGGGAATCCTGGTCGAGGAGGGCGCGCTCGCGCGCGCCGAGGAATCCTGCCTGGCCGACGAGGACGCGCGGGAACGCAGGCGGCAGCGCGACGAGGTCCGGCGGGACGCCGCCGACGTGGCGTACCAGGCGGCGCTGGCCGGGCGGATCACCGCGCTGTTCCCCGGTTGCTCCCCCGAGCGGGCGGACGCGATCGCGCGGCGCGCGGGGGAGCGCAGCAGCGGACGGGTCGGACGCTCGGCCGCGGCCAAGGCGCTCGACGAGCAGGCGGTGACGCTGGCCGTGGTCGCGTCGGTGCGGCACGAGGACACCGAGTACGACGCGCTGCTGATGGCCGGCGTGCCGCGCCGCGAGGCCCGTGACCGCATCCGCACCCGCCTCGACGCCGTCCTCACCACCTGGCGCACCAATCGACGCGAAACCGGCCTCTAACGTCGCGTTAGAGGCCGGTTTCGCGTTCGGCTCAGCTCAGGGACGCGAGCGCGTTGTTCCAGGTGGTGGACGGACGCATGATGGCGGCGGCCTTCGTGGCATCCGGCTGGTAGTAGCCGCCGATGTCGGCGGGCTTACCCTGCACCGCGAGCAGCTCGTCGACGATCGTCTGCTCGTTCGCGGACAGCGTCTCGGCCAGCGGGCCGAACGCCTTCGCGAGCTCGGCGTCCTCGGTCTGCTTCGCCAGCTCCTGCGCCCAGTACAGCGACAGGTAGAAGTGCGAACCGCGGTTGTCGATGCCACCGACCCGGCGGGTCGGGGACTTGTCCTCGTTGAGGAACGTCGCGGTCGCCCGGTCGAGTGTGTCGGCGAGGATCTGCGCCCGCTGGTTGCCGGTGCTCTGCGCGAGGTGCTCGAAGCTCGCGGCGAGCGCGAAGAACTCACCCAGGCTGTCCCAGCGCAGGTAGTTCTCCTTGACCAGCTGCTGGACGTGCTTCGGCGCCGAGCCGCCCGCGCCGGTCTCGAACAGGCCACCACCGGCCATCAGCGGGACGACCGAGAGCATCTTCGCGCTGGTGCCCAGTTCGAGGATCGGGAACAGGTCGGTCAGGTAGTCGCGCAGCACGTTGCCGGTGACCGAGATCGTGTTCTCGCCGCGCCGGATCCGCTCCACCGAGAGCTTCGTCGCCTCGACCGGGGACAGGATCTTGATGTCCAGGCCCTCGGTGTCGTGCTCAGGCAGGTACTGCTCGACCTTGGCGATCAGGTTCGCGTCGTGGGCGCGGGTGGCGTCGAGCCAGAACACGGCCGGGTCGC contains these protein-coding regions:
- a CDS encoding acyl-CoA thioesterase, which encodes MHSETRVAPVSLAEIVELTDAGPGRYVAAGADRSSGPRVYGGQLVAQALAAAGRTAPDGRVPHSLHGHFLHPGDPDAPIEYDVDALRDGRAQTVRQVLGKQGPHDVFALTVSFAPAAASGPVLEHQEATSPVPDFDAVESVEETLARADAGLGEWFTRRIAPKPVEVRFVERPARDYVLRGEAPPSRQQVLMRIREPLPDNPLAHACGLAYFSDMFLLSTAVYPHRAVIGDRNLLVASLDHAIWFHGPVRADEWLLYDMESDWAGQGRGLCRGRMFDATGRLIATIVQEGLVKPLSPRD
- a CDS encoding DUF2293 domain-containing protein → MSKLERRVVAVAESALATRKVVSAVDVLTGLRWVRVGQVDTWRQGRLDALEAATAVDARKLVDAVSLLRSWAEQKGLVAGEASYVAASRDRRALRFTRTGDDAVEQAFRIEWSAADLSAARRQRLAARQQAVPDLVVHVATGVWVCDACDGTAPYQVPEGDERLCPGCADLDHLVFLPAGNAALSRRAKKESTLSAIVVRYNRRRKRYERQGILVEEGALARAEESCLADEDARERRRQRDEVRRDAADVAYQAALAGRITALFPGCSPERADAIARRAGERSSGRVGRSAAAKALDEQAVTLAVVASVRHEDTEYDALLMAGVPRREARDRIRTRLDAVLTTWRTNRRETGL